The following are encoded in a window of Torulaspora globosa chromosome 4, complete sequence genomic DNA:
- a CDS encoding 40S ribosomal protein eS10 (ancestral locus Anc_8.760), giving the protein MLIPKEERTKIHRYLFQEGVVVAKKDFNQPQHEEIDTKNLYVIKALQSLTSKGYVKTQFSWQYYYYTLTEQGVEYLREYLNLPEHIVPGTYMQDRSQTQRPQRRY; this is encoded by the coding sequence ATGTTGATTccaaaggaagaaagaaccaAGATTCACAGATACTTGTTCCAAGAGGGTGTTGTTgtggccaagaaggactTCAACCAGCCACAACACGAGGAGATCGACACCAAGAACTTGTATGTGATCAAGGCTTTGCAATCGTTGACCTCCAAGGGTTACGTCAAAACCCAATTCTCGTGGCAATACTACTACTACACCTTGACCGAACAAGGTGTGGAGTACTTGAGAGAGTACTTGAACTTGCCAGAGCACATCGTCCCAGGCACTTACATGCAAGACAGATCCCAGACCCAAAGACCACAGAGAAGATACTAG
- the PEP5 gene encoding tethering complex subunit PEP5 (ancestral locus Anc_8.761), whose translation MASERAGEWVMLASWRQFQFYESVPLRDPLLGSDSPLYADPTVSAAAPVGRGRLVVAVKSTVVRVVDLGNSRVEHEFRAFQDGYQINHLEVAGQGFLVAVAEQVGRPSLIRIYKLQALPRDEKSYHAEVEVKNGNNTFPISVVSISRDLSCIAVGFANGRILLVRGDLPRDRGSRQRIIYEDPSREPLTSLCFNADATVCFASTTARVLLFNTTGRNKGQPDLVLEPKKGVDLHCGVFNRFTNEYVCVLEDNLVFFGANGDRKSMALSIPAVHRVCPIDKDHILLVLQAEYSQSTVLQVEELSQSNANKVIIIDLRNKIIAFDMFISSAVVDVLLSDCVYLLTSEVLLYQLTQKDLQEQLDIVVKKELFPFALELADQHNLDPLQIQHIHKKYGDWLYRKDLKSEAVDQYIQCLDVVETSEIISKFGIVENPDPKGLENLADFLWSLVKKDVANSDHITLLLIALIKMKAEDQLRFFIDHFTRSGKFSEEIITRDLDDEAFFYSDKTLFDLELVVSLLQESNYPSLAYQLVSRYARDPVLIVEVLLNSLNDPHSALKYIRSLSIDDTLRILVAFSKKLLEKLPNETNLLLIDVFTGKYEPASYDMKAANEPNHDAQDENIVFYSYKTFLGYMNDKMNKRKAEDQKGLKRAPTYHPPKPSLVFIAFISKPFEFVVFLEACLESYQQYEGSREDKQVILTTLYDLYLSLAASDVAERQDDWKVRAERILKLSNELVAEDSDSTSGKPIDNSLMMLIAHMNELDIYGVGNHTTIEKSDSGLDSAQKAGLVNTMRSLIFAGEAVKCLEFLETHEETEPYLFRVALTYFISSKHVLKEIGGEKVLKEKLLDKIVQKGLMTILDLLQLLASTNVVTYGVVQDILINHVQQEEDQIKRTRKLVDSYRAELETKKEKLSSLSRLEEPSRIKLKNFKCCMCNTTLELPIVYFKCEHVYHKRCLNEIGTSEDGESIFRCPKCIVEIETSEKLLQAQREASTKLDLLHMALNDDQNTKDRFKVVTEFIGRGGLDHTYVTLDK comes from the coding sequence ATGGCTAGCGAACGCGCCGGGGAGTGGGTCATGTTGGCGTCGTGGAGACAGTTTCAGTTCTATGAGAGCGTTCCGCTTCGGGATCCGCTGCTGGGTTCGGACTCGCCGCTGTATGCTGATCCTACGGTGTCTGCGGCAGCTCCCGTGGGCCGGGGCAGGCTAGTGGTCGCGGTGAAGTCAACGGTGGTTAGAGTGGTGGATTTGGGCAACTCGAGGGTTGAACATGAATTTCGAGCGTTCCAGGATGGTTATCAGATCAACCACCTCGAGGTCGCGGGACAGGGGTTCCTCGTGGCAGTCGCAGAACAGGTCGGCAGGCCATCCCTGATTAGGATATACAAGTTACAGGCGCTGCCGCGTGATGAGAAGTCGTACCATGCCGAGGTCGAGGTCAAGAATGGCAACAACACGTTTCCCATCTCTGTGGTGTCCATCAGTCGCGATTTGTCGTGCATCGCCGTTGGGTTTGCCAACGGACGGATATTGCTTGTACGGGGAGATCTTCCTCGAGACAGAGGTTCGAGACAGAGGATTATCTACGAGGATCCTAGCAGAGAACCACTGACTTCTCTATGCTTCAACGCGGACGCCACTGTTTGCTTCGCTTCGACTACTGCCAGGGTCCTGTTGTTCAATACAACAGGTCGCAATAAAGGCCAGCCGGATCTTGTGCTGGAGCCCAAGAAGGGTGTGGATCTGCATTGTGGAGTATTCAATAGGTTCACTAATGAGTATGTCTGCGTTTTAGAGGATAACTTGGTGTTTTTTGGCGCCAATGGCGATAGAAAATCAATGGCGCTCAGCATCCCCGCTGTGCATCGGGTGTGTCCCATCGACAAGGACCATATTTTGCTCGTTCTCCAGGCAGAGTATTCGCAGTCTACCGTATTGCAAGTGGAAGAGTTGTCGCAATCAAACGCAAATAAAGTTATCATTATCGATTTGCGAAACAAAATCATCGCTTTCGACATGTTCATCTCAAGCGCGGTGGTGGACGTACTTTTAAGTGACTGCGTCTATCTGCTAACTTCAGAGGTTCTTCTCTACCAACTGACGCAGAAAGACCTGCAAGAACAGCTGGATATCGTTgtcaagaaggagctcTTCCCCTTTGCACTTGAACTAGCAGATCAGCATAATTTGGATCCCCTGCAAATACAGCATATTCACAAGAAATACGGTGATTGGCTTTATAGGAAAGACTTGAAAAGTGAGGCGGTAGACCAATATATTCAGTGCCTAGACGTTGTCGAAACAAGCGAAATTATCTCTAAATTCGGCATTGTTGAGAATCCTGACCCCAAAGGACTGGAAAACCTTGCCGACTTTTTATGGTCACttgtcaagaaggatgTCGCTAATTCAGATCATATTACTTTGCTTCTCATCGCTTTGATTAAAATGAAGGCCGAGGATCAGCtgagattcttcatcgaccATTTCACAAGATCTGGCAAATTCTCCGAAGAAATCATCACGAGAGATCTCGATGATGAGGCCTTTTTTTATTCTGATAAGACACTTTTCGACTTGGAGCTTGTGGTTAGTTTACTTCAGGAATCAAATTACCCATCCTTGGCTTATCAGTTGGTATCCAGATACGCGAGGGATCCCGTGCTCATAGTGGAGGTGTTGCTAAACTCGTTAAATGATCCGCATTCGGCATTGAAATACATCCGGAGTTTGTCAATTGACGACACCTTAAGAATTTTGGTCgctttctcgaagaaactgctggagaagctaCCTAACGAAACGAATCTTTTACTGATAGATGTCTTCACCGGCAAATATGAGCCAGCTTCCTATGATATGAAAGCTGCCAATGAGCCGAATCATGATGCGCAAGATGAGAATATCGTCTTTTACAGTTACAAGACTTTTCTTGGTTACATGAATGACAAGATGAATAAGAGaaaagcagaagatcaaaaagGCCTTAAGAGAGCTCCAACGTATCATCCACCAAAACCATCATTGGTTTTCATTGCTTTCATTTCTAAACCCTTCGAGTTCGTTGTATTTTTAGAGGCCTGCTTGGAAAGCTATCAACAATATGAGGGCTCCCGAGAGGACAAACAGGTGATCCTAACAACGCTGTATGATTTATACTTGTCCTTGGCTGCAAGTGATGTGGCCGAACGTCAAGACGACTGGAAAGTAAGGGCTGAAAGGATTCTCAAGCTAAGTAATGAGTTAGTTGCTGAAGACTCTGACTCCACGTCCGGAAAACCTATCGATAACTCATTAATGATGCTTATCGCACATATGAACGAGTTGGACATCTACGGCGTCGGAAATCATACCACAATAGAAAAATCCGATTCTGGGCTCGATAGTGCGCAAAAAGCGGGCTTAGTCAACACTATGCGCTCGTTGATATTTGCCGGAGAAGCTGTCAAGTGCCTGGAATTCCTTGAGACTCACGAAGAGACAGAGCCCTACCTCTTCAGAGTCGCCCTTACTTACTTTATCTCCTCCAAACAtgttttgaaagagattggTGGCGAGAAGGTATTAAAGGAAAAACTACTGGACAAGATAGTACAAAAGGGCCTGATGACAATCCTGGATTTGCTGCAACTGCTAGCATCGACGAACGTGGTCACCTATGGTGTTGTTCAAGACATCTTAATCAATCATgttcagcaagaagaagatcagatAAAGAGGACTCGCAAGTTGGTTGACTCTTATAGAGCAGAGCTCGagacgaagaaagagaaattgagCTCTTTGTCACGTTTGGAAGAACCTTCAAGGATTaagctcaaaaatttcaagtGCTGTATGTGTAATACAACCTTGGAGCTGCCGATTGTATACTTCAAATGCGAGCATGTTTACCACAAGAGATGTCTCAACGAGATTGGTACTTCAGAAGACGGGGAGAGCATTTTTAGGTGCCCCAAATGCATAGTAGAGATAGAAACGTCTGAAAAGTTGCTTCAAGCTCAACGCGAGGCTAGCACTAAATTGGACCTTTTACATATGGCATTGAACGACGACCAGAATACGAAAGATCGCTTCAAGGTTGTGACAGAATTTATCGGCAGAGGTGGGCTGGATCATACTTATGTAACGTTAGATAAATAG
- a CDS encoding uncharacterized protein (ancestral locus Anc_8.759), whose amino-acid sequence MESGGSWAHHLEPLREQVDSLAHWRLLRVSVVHWFVLAIWSASLWRFTSVYRELYGKSALVASLCTNVLLYGISDALAQAIHCYAAEAVDPLPPIVGSTARNLVDIDSDNLSVFNDYGGGAAVIGSMSVEEDGEDAPDTYFFDFYRWVCFMAWGFTLSFFQVPWYKFLNFFYTEDPTVVQVLERVLSDQLLYSPVSLYCFFMYSSYVMEGGDAAAFGRKIQRLYVSTLGCNYLVWPAVQFVNFLAVPKHLQVPFSSSVGLAWNCFLSMRNAAR is encoded by the coding sequence ATGGAGAGCGGCGGATCCTGGGCTCACCATCTGGAGCCGCTACGCGAGCAGGTCGATTCGCTTGCGCACTGGCGGCTATTGCGAGTCTCTGTGGTGCACTGGTTCGTGCTCGCGATATGGTCCGCAAGCCTGTGGCGGTTCACCAGCGTGTACCGGGAACTGTATGGGAAGTCTGCGCTAGTGGCCAGCTTATGCACCAACGTCTTGCTATACGGAATCTCGGACGCGCTGGCACAGGCGATCCACTGCTACGCGGCAGAGGCAGTTGACCCGCTGCCGCCGATCGTAGGCAGCACCGCTCGCAACCTGGTGGACATCGATAGCGATAACCTGTCGGTGTTCAATGATTACGGCGGCGGAGCCGCCGTAATCGGATCTATGAGCGTCGAGGAGGATGGGGAGGATGCGCCAGACACTtacttcttcgacttctATCGTTGGGTCTGTTTCATGGCGTGGGGCTTCACGCTCTCGTTCTTCCAGGTTCCCTGGTacaagttcttgaacttcttctaTACGGAGGACCCGACAGTGGTTCAGGTGCTGGAGCGCGTGTTGTCGGATCAACTGCTCTATTCGCCCGTGTCCCTTTACTGTTTCTTTATGTACTCGAGCTATGTGATGGAGGGCGGCGACGCGGCCGCGTTCGGCAGGAAGATCCAGCGGCTGTATGTGTCGACGCTCGGGTGCAACTACCTGGTTTGGCCGGCGGTGCAGTTCGTCAACTTTCTGGCGGTGCCCAAACACCTGCAGGTGCCGTTCAGCTCGTCGGTCGGGCTGGCGTGGAACTGCTTCCTGTCGATGAGGAACGCCGCTCGCTGA